AGAGTTGATTGGCGTTAATCTCGGCCAACGGCGCGGCGGCCGCGCGCAAATTGGCGAGCACAGCTGCCACATCGAAGCGGTCGCGCTCGAGTACGGTGGCGCCAGTTTCCAGTTTTGAGAGATCGAGGATGACGTCGATCACCGACAACAATTGCCGCGCTGAGCCGTGAATCTTGCGCGCGTCTTCGGCGACGTCCGCCTGTGCGCTCGCCATCTCTTCTTCGATCAACTCGGCATAGCCGATCACCGCGTTGAGCGGCGTGCGGAGCTCGTGGCTCATCGTCGCCAAGAATTGCGACTTTGCGGCATTGGCTTGCTCGGCGGCGACGCGCGCGGCGAAATTCTTCGCTAGTAGGCTGAGCAAGATGCGGCGATCGTGGCCGAACAAGCCTGCCGCCATCAGCAGGCACAGCATCGCCATCACGCTGAAAATCGCCGTCGAGGTGAAGCCATGCGTGACGAAGGGCGTTACGACTGCGCACGCCAGGATGGGCAGAACGCTGGAGAGCAGCAGACCGCGCTCGCTGGAGAAATAGACGAACGCGTGATTGGCCGCGCCGCACACCCAAGCGGTCGCAAGCACCATCCCCAGCGGATCGCCGGTCATCCAGGCGGCGGCGGGAAAAATCATGTAGGCGATGGCGCCCACCCAATGGATCGCCGTGAGCGCGGTGAACCCGTTCTTCTGCGAGCGGGCCGCG
This genomic interval from Vitreimonas flagellata contains the following:
- a CDS encoding sensor histidine kinase, encoding MTSATAKLAPIPPFGAHPTLYDSDPAMNSFRASAVGGSLSVIDVASAIRKGTWPRAIFAVIMAVGASTVLSPPIAVLWCGLMLAWEFVIRIWLEDHVFAPIAARSQKNGFTALTAIHWVGAIAYMIFPAAAWMTGDPLGMVLATAWVCGAANHAFVYFSSERGLLLSSVLPILACAVVTPFVTHGFTSTAIFSVMAMLCLLMAAGLFGHDRRILLSLLAKNFAARVAAEQANAAKSQFLATMSHELRTPLNAVIGYAELIEEEMASAQADVAEDARKIHGSARQLLSVIDVILDLSKLETGATVLERDRFDVAAVLANLRAAAAPLAEINANQLSIEQTGPLGEAEIDHVRLHQCLMQLISNAAKFTKNGYIRVLATREQVGGRARLVFEVTDTGIGISPEQQTRIFDPFTQVQADADRSYEGAGLGLTLVQRLARLMGGDVTCASELGKGSTFVLTLDAGAA